A genomic region of Haliotis asinina isolate JCU_RB_2024 chromosome 1, JCU_Hal_asi_v2, whole genome shotgun sequence contains the following coding sequences:
- the LOC137296213 gene encoding large ribosomal subunit protein uL23-like: MAAKKKPAAKADKPKAEPAKKAAAPPPKSAKDKALKAKKAVLRGVHDKRNRKTRTSVKFRRPKTIKLPRAPRYPRKSVARRDRLDRYKIVKFPLTTESAMKKIEDNNTLVFIVDKRANKPLIKSSVKKLYDIEVAKVNTLVRPDGEKKAYVRLASDYDALDVANKIGII; encoded by the exons ATGGCTGCTAAGAAGAAGCCAGCGGCAA AGGCTGACAAGCCAAAAGCTGAACCTGCCAAAAAGGCTGCTGCACCACCACCTAAAAGTGCCAAGGACAAGGCCCTGAAAGCTAAGAAAGCAGTCCTACGTGGTGTCCATGATAAAAGGAACAGGAAAACAAGGACTTCTGTCAAATTCAGGCGACCTAAAACCATTAAGTTGCCTAGGGCTCCTAGATATCCCCGTAAAAGTGTTGCAAGAAGGGACAG GTTGGACAGATACAAGATTGTCAAGTTCCCCTTGACCACAGAATCCGCCATGAAGAAGATCGAAGACAACAACACCCTGGTGTTTATTGTGGACAAGCGAGCTAACAAACCCCTCATCAAGAGCTCCGTCAAGAAGCTGTATGATATTGAAGTTGCTAAAGTAAACACATTGGTCAG aCCTGATGGGGAGAAGAAGGCATATGTGCGGCTAGCATCAGATTACGATGCTCTGGATGTTGCAAATAAG ATTGGCATCATCTAA
- the LOC137296203 gene encoding ras-related protein Rab-34-like: MSAARTITSSVAKDRVISKFPQAFHPDATPYQKMNFHPKVKAACTENKTGRVGLKISKAVLVGDVAVGKTCLVNRFCHDVFDRDYKATIGVDFEVEKFSILSTPFTLQIWDTAGQERFKCIAASYYRGANIVIVAFDLSDEASLRSVPKWMDEACENAADPVKCLVGTKKDLMSPAGYIDVEFRAMALANQLGAEFWAVSSKTGENVRDFVFRAVSLAFDSALLKEVDTSSTSPTKQIGNDLINVQRENTDMFERRKKKMNCC; the protein is encoded by the exons ATGTCTGCAGCTCGTACAATTACATCATCTGTGGCAAAGGACAGGGTCATTTCCAAGTTCCCTCAA GCCTTCCATCCAGATGCAACTCCATATCAGAAGATGAACTTCCACCCCAAGGTGAAAGCAGCatgtacagaaaacaaaacaggaaGAGTCGG GTTAAAGATATCCAAGGCAGTGCTAGTGGGAGATGTAGCTGTTGGGAAGACCTGCCTCGTCAATAG ATTCTGCCATGATGTGTTTGACCGGGACTACAAGGCTACAATAGGAGTGGACTTTGAAGTGGAGAAGTTCAGCATTTTGTCCACACCTTTCACCTTACAAAT ATGGGACACGGCTGGCCAGGAGAGGTTCAAGTGTATAGCAGCTTCCTACTACAGGGGAGCCAACA ttGTGATCGTTGCATTTGACCTGTCTGACGAGGCGTCATTACGGAGTGTTCCCAAGTGGATGGATGAAGCATGTGAGAATGCTGCTGACCCAGTCAAATGTCTGGTTGGAACCAAGAAAGATCTGATG TCTCCAGCAGGATACATCGATGTTGAGTTCCGCGCCATGGCGCTGGCAAATCAGTTAGGTGCTGAGTTTTGGGCAGTTTCTTCCAAGACAG GTGAGAATGTGCGTGACTTTGTCTTCAGAGCAGTGTCATTGGCCTTTGACAGTGCTCTTCTTAAAGAAGTTGATACCTCTTCCACTTCTCCCACAAAACAAATAGGAaatgacttgataa